One stretch of Pseudomonas fragi DNA includes these proteins:
- a CDS encoding arsenate reductase ArsC: MRVLFMCTANSCRSILSEAMFNHLAPQGFQAISAGSFPRGQVLPRSLMTLQEAGIGIDGLSSKGNDAFEDNPPDIVITVCDKAAAEACPVYFGPAIKAHWGLADPSEVKGGEATVAAAFHATLAHIETRCRAFLALPFARLEPAALKRELDRISTL, encoded by the coding sequence ATGCGCGTTCTGTTTATGTGTACCGCCAATAGCTGTCGCAGCATCCTGTCCGAAGCCATGTTCAACCACCTGGCGCCGCAAGGGTTCCAGGCCATCAGTGCTGGCAGCTTTCCCAGGGGCCAGGTGTTGCCCCGCAGCCTGATGACCCTGCAAGAAGCCGGCATCGGCATTGACGGCCTGAGCAGCAAGGGCAATGACGCCTTTGAAGACAACCCGCCGGATATTGTCATTACCGTCTGCGACAAGGCCGCCGCCGAGGCGTGCCCGGTGTATTTCGGCCCGGCCATCAAAGCCCACTGGGGGCTGGCAGACCCCTCGGAGGTCAAGGGTGGCGAGGCCACGGTAGCCGCCGCGTTCCACGCCACCCTGGCACATATCGAAACGCGCTGCCGGGCCTTTCTTGCCCTGCCCTTTGCCCGGCTTGAGCCCGCGGCACTCAAACGCGAACTCGACCGCATCAGTACCCTGTAA
- a CDS encoding arsenic transporter: MLSAFAIFLVTLVLVIWQPKGLGVGWSASLGAGLALLAGVVSLSDVALVWAIVWNATATFIAVIIISLLLDEAGFFQWAALHVARWAKGDGRRLFVFSVLLGAGVSALFANDGAALILTPIVISILLALRFSAASTLAFVMAAGFIADTASLPLVVSNLVNIVSADYFHLGFSEYAAVMVPVNLVAIASTLLVLYVFFRRDIPRHYSLEQLPEPRSAIRDPLTFKVGWAVLALLLAGLFALEPLGIPVSAIAAVCAALLFAVAARGHVISTRRVLREAPWQVVTFSLGMYLVVYGLKNAGLTHHLTLTLNQLGESGLWAATLGTGALAALLSSVMNNMPGVLLGALSIQASEASGVIREAMIYANVIGSDLGPKITPIGSLATLLWLHVLARKGIRITWGYYFKVGLILTLPILLVTLSALALRLSL, translated from the coding sequence ATGCTTAGCGCTTTCGCTATTTTTTTAGTCACTCTGGTTCTGGTCATCTGGCAACCCAAAGGCCTGGGCGTAGGCTGGAGCGCATCTTTGGGTGCGGGCCTGGCATTGCTGGCAGGTGTGGTCTCGCTCAGCGATGTTGCCCTGGTGTGGGCCATTGTCTGGAATGCCACTGCCACCTTCATCGCCGTGATCATTATCAGCCTGTTGCTCGACGAGGCCGGTTTCTTCCAGTGGGCAGCCTTGCATGTGGCTCGCTGGGCCAAGGGTGACGGCCGGCGCCTGTTTGTATTTAGCGTGCTGTTGGGGGCCGGGGTATCAGCACTGTTTGCCAATGACGGCGCTGCGCTGATCCTCACCCCGATTGTTATCTCGATACTGCTCGCCCTGCGATTCAGTGCCGCATCGACCCTGGCATTCGTCATGGCTGCGGGGTTTATTGCCGATACGGCCAGCCTGCCGCTGGTGGTTTCCAACCTCGTCAATATCGTATCGGCAGACTACTTCCATCTGGGCTTTAGCGAATATGCTGCCGTCATGGTGCCAGTCAATCTGGTTGCCATCGCCAGCACCCTGCTGGTGCTGTACGTTTTTTTCCGTCGGGACATTCCGCGCCACTACTCGCTGGAGCAACTGCCCGAGCCACGCAGCGCCATACGCGACCCACTGACCTTCAAGGTGGGCTGGGCGGTGTTGGCCTTGCTGCTTGCGGGCCTGTTTGCGCTGGAGCCGCTGGGTATCCCCGTGAGTGCGATTGCCGCCGTGTGCGCCGCCCTGCTGTTCGCTGTGGCTGCCCGCGGCCATGTCATTTCAACACGGCGGGTGTTGCGCGAAGCACCCTGGCAGGTGGTGACATTCTCGCTGGGCATGTACCTGGTGGTGTACGGGTTGAAAAATGCCGGGCTGACCCACCACCTGACACTGACCCTCAACCAGCTGGGCGAATCCGGCCTCTGGGCCGCCACCCTGGGCACCGGCGCGCTCGCCGCGCTGTTGTCTTCGGTGATGAACAACATGCCCGGGGTCTTGCTCGGCGCCCTGTCGATCCAGGCCAGTGAGGCCAGCGGGGTGATCCGCGAAGCCATGATCTACGCCAATGTCATCGGCTCCGACCTGGGCCCGAAAATCACCCCCATCGGCAGCCTCGCCACGTTGCTGTGGTTGCATGTGCTGGCACGCAAGGGAATTCGTATCACCTGGGGTTACTACTTCAAGGTGGGGCTGATCCTGACCCTGCCGATTCTGCTGGTCACCCTGTCTGCCCTGGCTTTGCGCCTGAGCCTTTAA
- a CDS encoding metalloregulator ArsR/SmtB family transcription factor, giving the protein MLSPAALFKCLSDETRARATLLIAREGELCVCELVCALDDSQPKVSRHLAQLRGCGLLLDRRQGQWVYYRLNPQLPDWVRTVIDTTLSANTDWLAHDSARLAAMGDRPLSTPACC; this is encoded by the coding sequence ATGCTCAGTCCCGCCGCCCTGTTCAAATGCCTGTCTGATGAAACCCGCGCCAGGGCCACCCTGCTGATCGCCCGCGAGGGCGAGCTCTGTGTATGTGAGCTGGTCTGTGCCCTTGACGACAGCCAGCCAAAAGTTTCGCGCCATCTGGCCCAGCTTCGTGGTTGCGGGCTGTTGCTCGACCGCCGCCAGGGGCAGTGGGTGTATTACCGGCTTAACCCGCAACTGCCGGACTGGGTACGCACTGTCATCGACACAACCCTGAGCGCCAATACCGACTGGCTGGCCCATGACAGCGCACGACTTGCTGCCATGGGCGACCGCCCGCTCAGTACGCCGGCCTGCTGCTGA
- a CDS encoding tRNA (adenine(22)-N(1))-methyltransferase, with protein MNEHTLSMRLERVAAHMPAGARLADIGSDHAYLPVALLRRGAIAAAVAGEVALTPFHAARRTVRENGLEQHISVRHANGLAAIAAQDEINVVSICGMGGETIRDILASGSAHLSGRERLVLQPNGGEQPLRQWLMENHYHILCEELLQENRFYYEIIVAERIGPVSYSAEQLYFGPLQMQARSPLFLGKWQRMLVEKRKVLSNLAQARQAVPEARMEEIAQQARWISELLA; from the coding sequence TTGAACGAACACACATTGTCCATGCGCCTGGAACGCGTGGCGGCACATATGCCGGCCGGTGCGCGGCTGGCCGATATCGGCTCGGATCATGCCTATTTGCCGGTGGCGTTGCTGCGCCGTGGTGCCATTGCTGCCGCAGTGGCGGGCGAGGTGGCCTTGACCCCGTTTCACGCTGCCCGGCGTACCGTGCGCGAAAATGGCCTTGAGCAACACATCAGCGTGCGCCATGCCAATGGTCTGGCGGCGATTGCTGCGCAGGACGAGATTAACGTGGTCAGCATCTGCGGCATGGGCGGCGAGACCATCCGCGATATTCTTGCAAGCGGCAGCGCCCACCTCAGCGGACGGGAGCGCCTGGTCCTGCAACCCAATGGCGGCGAGCAGCCCTTGCGCCAATGGTTGATGGAAAACCACTACCACATCCTCTGCGAAGAGTTGCTGCAGGAAAACCGCTTCTACTACGAAATCATCGTCGCCGAACGTATCGGGCCGGTCAGTTACAGCGCTGAGCAACTGTACTTTGGCCCCTTGCAGATGCAGGCGCGCAGCCCGTTGTTTCTGGGCAAGTGGCAACGCATGCTGGTTGAGAAGCGCAAAGTGTTGAGCAATCTGGCCCAAGCGCGCCAGGCCGTGCCCGAGGCCCGGATGGAGGAAATTGCCCAGCAGGCCAGGTGGATCAGCGAACTGCTGGCCTGA
- a CDS encoding LysR family transcriptional regulator: protein MLSDNHCEPDSPLNQTRLPSLLALRCFEAAARLENFSHAGVELHLTPGAVSRAVRLLENELGVALFERRSRRVFLTDAGRVLARATGDGFGLISRAINELRANAARKRSWVLSCEPTLLMRWLIPRWPDFQARHPQIDMQLVAGGGPFTFNGTIDLAIRRDDFPWPDSYHAEPLFAEKIGLVCRPDKVAQWFAGQPAGAVLRPDAPPLHSRTRPQAWQEWAGATGMALPEAAGQYFEHFYFSLQAAVAGLGVAIGPWHLVRDDLHSGVLSAPLGFVEDGSGYCLLSPAALPAASPQAHLLAWLRSMS from the coding sequence ATGCTTTCTGACAACCATTGTGAGCCAGACTCACCATTAAACCAGACACGCCTGCCTTCACTGCTGGCCCTGCGCTGCTTCGAAGCAGCCGCTCGCCTGGAAAACTTCAGCCACGCTGGCGTCGAGCTGCACCTCACTCCCGGGGCCGTCAGCCGTGCCGTGCGCCTGCTCGAAAATGAGCTGGGCGTGGCGCTGTTCGAACGCCGCAGCCGCCGCGTGTTTCTCACGGATGCCGGGCGCGTGTTGGCCAGGGCCACCGGCGACGGGTTCGGCCTGATATCCCGGGCCATCAACGAACTGCGCGCCAACGCCGCCCGGAAGCGCAGCTGGGTGCTGTCGTGTGAGCCGACATTACTGATGCGCTGGCTGATCCCGCGCTGGCCGGACTTTCAGGCCCGGCACCCGCAGATCGACATGCAGCTGGTCGCGGGCGGCGGACCATTCACGTTCAATGGCACCATCGACCTGGCCATCCGCCGGGACGATTTCCCCTGGCCTGACAGCTACCACGCCGAGCCCTTGTTTGCGGAAAAGATCGGCCTGGTGTGTCGCCCGGACAAAGTGGCGCAGTGGTTCGCCGGGCAGCCTGCCGGCGCCGTGCTGCGCCCCGACGCGCCACCCCTGCACTCGCGTACACGGCCCCAGGCCTGGCAGGAATGGGCCGGCGCGACGGGCATGGCGCTGCCCGAGGCGGCGGGGCAGTATTTCGAGCACTTTTATTTCAGCCTGCAGGCAGCCGTCGCCGGGCTGGGCGTGGCCATCGGCCCCTGGCATCTGGTGCGTGACGATCTGCACAGCGGCGTGCTGAGCGCACCCCTGGGTTTTGTCGAGGACGGTTCAGGTTACTGCCTGCTGTCACCCGCCGCGTTGCCCGCCGCCAGCCCTCAGGCACACTTGCTGGCATGGCTGCGCAGCATGAGTTGA
- a CDS encoding LysE family translocator, with amino-acid sequence MTELIAVITITMLAIISPGPDFAMVTRNSLLQSRRAGVFTALGIGLGVLVHVAYTLVGVGLLIEQSPWLFNTLRLAGACYLIYLGVKMLRARAGGVAAAGMLAPLSDLAALRTGFFANVLNPKTTLFIVSLFIQVVRPETPLAVQIGYGGFISVAHMAWFTLVVLCFSTGTVRQQLLAVRHWVDRVFGGLLVGFGVLLAVGR; translated from the coding sequence ATGACAGAATTGATAGCTGTAATCACAATAACCATGCTGGCCATCATCAGCCCGGGGCCGGACTTTGCAATGGTCACGCGCAACAGCTTGCTGCAGTCGCGCCGCGCCGGGGTGTTCACGGCCCTGGGTATCGGCCTTGGCGTGCTGGTGCATGTGGCCTATACCCTGGTGGGTGTAGGTCTGCTGATTGAGCAGTCACCGTGGCTGTTCAATACCCTCAGGCTGGCGGGTGCCTGCTACCTGATCTACCTCGGAGTGAAGATGCTGCGGGCCAGGGCAGGAGGGGTGGCAGCGGCTGGCATGCTGGCACCGCTGTCGGATCTGGCGGCGCTGCGCACAGGTTTTTTCGCCAATGTCCTGAACCCCAAGACCACCCTGTTTATTGTCAGCCTGTTTATCCAGGTGGTACGACCCGAAACGCCGCTGGCCGTGCAGATCGGTTATGGCGGCTTTATTTCAGTAGCACATATGGCGTGGTTCACGCTGGTTGTACTGTGTTTTTCAACGGGGACGGTACGCCAGCAGCTGCTGGCCGTGCGGCACTGGGTAGACCGTGTATTCGGCGGGCTGCTGGTGGGGTTTGGGGTGTTGCTGGCAGTGGGGCGCTGA
- a CDS encoding LysR substrate-binding domain-containing protein — MIETRLLRQFIAVAEELHFHKAAERLHMAQPPLSQAISRLEDKLGLRLFTRSRREVVLTPAGQAFVQTAYRTLKELEQGVAYARQVAQGVAGVLTVTAVSIAYYEPLLNTLRQFRQAFPLVQLVIKEMPSSCQAKALLAAEADIAFMRKLPFSAAALESRLLLDEAIVMALPLDHPKAQSGPVELRDFADEDFVFTPQALGSGYHGQLVGLCEAAGFSPRVVQEAAQLHTLIGLVSCGFGVALVPQSIAASTLRDKVAFRPIRPLTGPANPTIGLYMNWHANNPSPLIQRFIAMFDSNLEP, encoded by the coding sequence ATGATCGAAACCCGACTGCTCCGCCAATTTATCGCGGTGGCCGAGGAGCTGCATTTTCACAAGGCAGCCGAACGCCTGCATATGGCCCAGCCCCCCCTGAGCCAGGCGATCAGCCGTCTGGAAGACAAGCTGGGCTTGCGCCTGTTCACCCGCAGCAGGCGCGAGGTGGTGCTGACACCGGCAGGCCAGGCCTTTGTGCAGACGGCCTATCGCACACTCAAGGAGCTGGAACAGGGGGTCGCATACGCACGCCAGGTGGCGCAAGGGGTTGCCGGCGTACTCACGGTCACTGCGGTGTCTATTGCGTACTACGAGCCGTTGCTCAACACGCTCAGGCAGTTTCGCCAGGCCTTCCCCTTGGTCCAGTTGGTGATCAAGGAGATGCCCTCCTCCTGCCAGGCCAAGGCGCTGCTGGCCGCCGAAGCCGATATCGCCTTTATGCGCAAACTGCCCTTCAGCGCAGCCGCCCTCGAATCGCGCCTGTTGCTCGACGAAGCCATTGTCATGGCCCTGCCCCTGGATCATCCCAAGGCCCAGTCAGGGCCTGTCGAGCTGCGCGATTTCGCCGACGAAGACTTTGTCTTCACCCCACAAGCCCTGGGCAGCGGCTATCACGGCCAACTGGTCGGCCTGTGCGAAGCCGCCGGGTTCTCTCCCCGGGTGGTCCAGGAGGCTGCACAGCTGCATACCCTGATCGGCCTGGTGAGTTGTGGTTTTGGCGTGGCCCTGGTGCCACAGTCGATTGCCGCCTCGACACTGCGCGACAAGGTTGCGTTCCGCCCGATCCGGCCGCTGACAGGGCCTGCCAACCCGACCATCGGCCTGTACATGAACTGGCATGCCAACAACCCGTCACCGCTGATCCAGCGCTTTATTGCCATGTTCGACAGCAACCTGGAGCCCTGA
- a CDS encoding SDR family NAD(P)-dependent oxidoreductase encodes MDFTGKTAIVTGAGRGLGLSYASELARLGAHVLISDIGADSQGAAADASVALDAAQALAARGYSVIGHHGELVSEAGCRQLVETAVEAFGQLDIVIHNAGWVGYQAIEEAQPEFIERTLGVNVYSPIWLCKHAWPYLRQSSAARVVLTSSDRAMYQPYAQPGLTAYAAGKMAQLGIMNALSMEGAVDGILVNAISPVAKTRMWGVNGEPDNLKPQWVTPGVIFLASDQCQDSGYILRASNGQFTATRFVENPGVDYPLDLARIKAGSAEQVARLWARIKEC; translated from the coding sequence ATGGACTTTACCGGCAAAACCGCAATTGTCACGGGCGCTGGCCGGGGCCTGGGCTTGAGTTATGCCAGCGAGCTGGCACGGCTGGGCGCCCATGTGCTGATCAGTGATATTGGTGCAGACAGCCAGGGTGCGGCGGCGGATGCCAGCGTTGCCCTTGATGCCGCGCAGGCGCTTGCCGCCCGGGGCTACAGCGTGATTGGCCATCACGGTGAGCTGGTCAGCGAGGCGGGGTGCCGGCAGTTGGTCGAAACAGCCGTCGAAGCGTTCGGGCAACTGGATATTGTGATCCACAACGCCGGCTGGGTCGGTTACCAGGCCATTGAAGAGGCACAACCCGAGTTTATCGAGCGGACGCTGGGGGTCAATGTGTATAGCCCGATCTGGCTGTGCAAGCATGCCTGGCCGTACCTGCGCCAATCATCGGCGGCGCGGGTGGTGCTGACGTCTTCGGACCGGGCCATGTACCAGCCCTATGCCCAGCCGGGTCTGACGGCCTACGCCGCCGGCAAGATGGCACAACTGGGCATCATGAATGCCCTGAGCATGGAAGGCGCGGTCGATGGCATTCTGGTGAACGCGATTTCGCCGGTGGCCAAGACCCGGATGTGGGGTGTCAACGGCGAACCGGACAATCTCAAGCCCCAGTGGGTGACCCCGGGGGTGATCTTTCTGGCCTCGGATCAGTGCCAGGACAGCGGCTATATTTTGCGGGCCAGCAATGGCCAGTTCACGGCAACCCGGTTTGTCGAGAACCCGGGGGTGGACTACCCCCTGGATCTGGCCCGGATCAAGGCCGGCAGCGCCGAGCAGGTCGCCCGGCTGTGGGCGCGGATCAAGGAGTGTTGA
- a CDS encoding collagen-like triple helix repeat-containing protein, translating to MNTSLWLKTSTALLLVMSASLAGCHSGGGGHHSSDSASTPTTPTDPTTPTDPTTPTDPTDPTTPTNPSVTPPLVTGQVAGEVGTGLGGVGTLVSGVGTTLTSVPVVGAAGGLVVNTGNAVTSITDGVTNGLGSLGTDKNSLGITVAGVTNGVSDIGKGVSSLGTGVSGLVDNTPISQVPLVGGVVGKVTDTAGGLVNKVGTTVTMLGNTLTTNVTSGQLGKATGGLNDKVVVPVISLVENVTGKVGTTTGLGQPVDGLLTKVGGVVGGLGDKVVDTGKNPLTNVVGGVLGGVGGALDKSGGYLNPATTTGTGTTTGGLGGLLGGLGAATGATGTQTNTGGSGGLLGGSTGLLGSLGGTTGTQTGTAGSGGASASGGLGGLLGGLLNKN from the coding sequence ATGAACACCTCACTCTGGTTGAAAACAAGCACGGCCCTGTTGTTGGTCATGAGCGCCAGCCTGGCGGGCTGCCACAGCGGCGGTGGCGGCCATCACAGCAGTGACAGCGCAAGTACGCCAACGACCCCGACCGATCCGACCACACCCACGGATCCCACTACACCGACTGACCCGACCGATCCAACCACACCGACCAACCCTTCAGTTACCCCGCCTCTGGTCACGGGGCAGGTAGCCGGTGAGGTCGGCACTGGCTTGGGCGGTGTTGGTACCCTGGTCAGCGGCGTGGGCACCACCCTGACCAGCGTTCCGGTGGTCGGCGCGGCGGGCGGGCTGGTGGTCAATACCGGCAATGCGGTGACGTCCATTACCGATGGCGTCACCAACGGCCTGGGTTCGCTGGGTACGGACAAAAACTCGCTGGGGATCACCGTTGCCGGTGTTACCAACGGGGTCAGTGATATTGGCAAAGGGGTTTCATCACTCGGTACCGGTGTCAGCGGTCTGGTCGACAACACACCGATCAGCCAGGTGCCGCTGGTGGGCGGTGTTGTCGGCAAGGTCACCGACACCGCAGGCGGGCTGGTGAACAAGGTCGGCACCACCGTGACCATGCTCGGCAACACGCTGACCACAAATGTGACCAGCGGGCAGTTGGGCAAGGCTACCGGCGGTTTGAATGACAAGGTCGTGGTCCCCGTAATCTCGCTGGTGGAAAACGTCACAGGCAAGGTGGGCACCACCACCGGCCTGGGGCAGCCAGTGGACGGGCTGTTGACGAAGGTTGGCGGCGTGGTCGGCGGGTTGGGTGACAAGGTGGTCGATACCGGCAAAAACCCGCTCACCAATGTGGTGGGTGGTGTACTGGGCGGTGTGGGTGGGGCACTGGATAAATCCGGCGGTTACCTGAACCCGGCGACAACCACCGGCACTGGCACCACTACCGGCGGGCTGGGCGGTTTGCTGGGCGGGCTGGGCGCTGCCACCGGCGCAACCGGTACGCAGACAAACACCGGCGGCTCAGGCGGTTTACTGGGTGGCAGCACTGGCTTGCTTGGCAGCCTGGGCGGTACTACCGGTACCCAGACCGGCACCGCTGGCTCGGGTGGGGCAAGCGCTTCCGGTGGTCTTGGTGGCCTGCTTGGCGGCTTGCTCAACAAAAACTGA
- a CDS encoding AAA family ATPase — protein sequence MVTATLHLMCGKIASGKSTLAKTLAVQRRAILLSEDKWLASLYPGAINSVTDYTGYSLRIRSVLGPLVVDMLEFGVSVVLDFPANTIASREWLLGLAETARMPHCLHYLDVDDEECRARLHVRNRLAEHDFAASDAEFDLITSYFRAPGADEGLVIVTYPRLLA from the coding sequence ATGGTCACTGCGACACTGCATCTGATGTGCGGCAAGATTGCATCAGGCAAATCAACCCTGGCCAAAACCCTTGCTGTGCAACGCCGCGCGATTTTGCTGAGCGAGGATAAATGGCTCGCCTCCCTTTATCCCGGGGCGATCAATTCGGTAACCGATTACACAGGCTACAGCCTGAGGATTCGCAGTGTGCTGGGGCCTCTGGTGGTCGACATGCTGGAGTTCGGTGTGAGTGTGGTGCTGGATTTTCCGGCCAATACCATCGCCAGCCGCGAGTGGCTGCTGGGCCTGGCAGAAACGGCACGAATGCCGCACTGCCTGCACTATCTCGATGTAGACGATGAGGAGTGTCGTGCGCGGCTGCATGTGCGCAACCGGCTTGCCGAACATGACTTCGCCGCGTCGGATGCCGAGTTTGACCTGATCACCAGCTACTTCCGTGCCCCGGGCGCAGACGAGGGCTTGGTGATTGTCACTTACCCGCGGCTTCTTGCATGA
- a CDS encoding LysR substrate-binding domain-containing protein, with translation MATSLPLLALRAFVEVGQQGSIKAAAQALNVTSGAVSQQIRLLEDRVGMPLFTRERSGLRLTEAGAAVHPALFEAFGQIEQAMQTLQQSTARQTLTISTVATFAASWLVPRLGRFNRLHPEIEVRVEATSALVDMHRGRVDIALRHGLGVYPGLQVTRLMAPVLVPVASPALLADYPPLTQPQDCLDLPLLHDADRADWLLWLSAHDVGKDPRAERGTAFEDDFLLIRAAEAGQGLALVPQEYATEEIAAGRLVQVMDKPWPARFAYYAVTRAEAMQRDEVRAFMHWIMQEAAGK, from the coding sequence ATGGCGACTTCACTGCCCCTTCTCGCCTTGCGAGCGTTTGTCGAAGTAGGCCAGCAAGGCAGCATCAAGGCGGCCGCACAAGCCCTGAATGTCACCTCAGGTGCAGTCAGCCAGCAGATCCGCCTGCTGGAAGACCGGGTCGGCATGCCGCTGTTTACCCGCGAACGCAGCGGCCTGCGGCTCACAGAGGCCGGCGCCGCTGTGCACCCGGCCCTGTTCGAGGCCTTCGGGCAAATCGAACAGGCCATGCAGACGCTGCAACAAAGCACTGCGCGCCAGACCCTGACGATCAGCACGGTGGCCACTTTTGCCGCCTCATGGCTGGTGCCGCGCCTGGGGCGATTCAACCGCCTGCATCCGGAAATCGAGGTGCGTGTCGAGGCCACTTCCGCGCTGGTGGACATGCACCGCGGGCGTGTCGATATTGCCTTGCGCCACGGGCTTGGGGTGTATCCCGGCCTGCAGGTGACCCGCCTGATGGCGCCCGTGCTGGTGCCCGTTGCCAGCCCGGCTTTGCTGGCCGACTACCCGCCGCTGACGCAGCCGCAGGACTGTCTCGACCTCCCCCTGCTGCACGACGCTGACCGTGCCGACTGGCTTTTGTGGCTCAGCGCCCATGACGTAGGCAAAGACCCGCGCGCAGAACGCGGCACGGCTTTCGAGGACGATTTTTTATTGATCCGCGCAGCCGAAGCCGGCCAGGGGCTGGCCTTGGTGCCCCAGGAATACGCAACCGAAGAAATCGCTGCAGGCCGACTGGTGCAAGTCATGGACAAGCCGTGGCCGGCACGCTTTGCCTACTACGCCGTCACGCGCGCGGAGGCAATGCAACGGGATGAGGTCAGGGCATTTATGCACTGGATCATGCAAGAAGCCGCGGGTAAGTGA
- a CDS encoding glutathione S-transferase family protein, which yields MITLYTDSSPNGFKITIALEELGLTYHLRHIKIDQGENRSPAFLRLNPHGRIPVLVDASNGITLFESAAILLYLADITGRLLPVEPAKRWEAIQWLMFHAASVGPVMGQRVHFELFAADKNPQAIARYRSLMDEAFATLDNRLAEHPYLAGDEYSIADIAQFGWSHIAQVIDFDFSAYKHLSTWYQRIGARPAVQRGIALPTRATGA from the coding sequence ATGATCACGTTGTATACCGACAGCTCGCCCAATGGTTTCAAGATCACCATTGCCCTGGAGGAACTCGGTTTAACCTACCACCTGCGGCACATAAAAATTGACCAGGGCGAGAACCGCAGCCCGGCGTTTTTGCGCCTCAACCCCCACGGGCGCATCCCGGTGCTGGTCGATGCCAGCAACGGCATCACGCTGTTTGAATCGGCAGCCATCCTGCTGTATCTGGCCGATATCACGGGTCGACTCTTGCCCGTCGAACCGGCTAAACGCTGGGAAGCCATCCAGTGGCTGATGTTTCATGCTGCCAGCGTGGGGCCTGTGATGGGCCAGCGCGTTCACTTCGAGCTGTTTGCCGCAGACAAAAATCCCCAGGCCATTGCACGCTACCGATCCTTGATGGATGAAGCCTTTGCCACCCTGGACAACCGCCTGGCCGAGCATCCCTATCTGGCCGGTGACGAGTATTCGATTGCCGATATCGCCCAGTTTGGCTGGAGCCATATCGCCCAGGTCATCGACTTCGATTTCAGCGCCTATAAGCACCTGAGCACCTGGTACCAACGCATTGGCGCCAGGCCCGCCGTGCAGCGCGGCATTGCTCTGCCAACGCGCGCCACAGGCGCTTGA
- a CDS encoding LLM class oxidoreductase — protein sequence MNTTDQATGQSSPAFASHRGYRRMFAANQLTLGIFLPLRFYKGDMAVLAGQAERVRDLDRYGFAAVWVRDVPLFDPAFGDAGQVFDPFTYLAFLAAHTQRIALATGSAIFSLRHPVDLAKASATIDQLSNGRLVMGIASGDRAIEFPAYGLEHARRGERFAQSVTYFRQLMQARAPVIDSALGHMAGAEFLPRPVAGAIPLMVTGSSRQSLAWIGEHADGWLTFPESTHDRQGPQRLAEKIRAWRQLIPDGGFRPHMTNEWLDLVDDPDYPRTPLQGGYVLRTGRNGLIDLLGEWQAAGVNHAALGLQFSARPAAEVIQELAEDVLPHFPSHQVPEGAGLAW from the coding sequence ATGAACACTACTGATCAGGCCACAGGCCAGTCCTCGCCCGCATTTGCCAGCCACCGCGGTTATCGGCGCATGTTCGCGGCCAATCAGCTGACCCTCGGGATTTTTTTGCCATTGCGCTTTTACAAGGGTGACATGGCGGTGCTGGCCGGGCAGGCCGAGCGGGTTCGCGACCTCGACCGATATGGTTTTGCCGCGGTCTGGGTGCGCGACGTGCCGCTGTTCGATCCGGCGTTCGGTGATGCGGGGCAAGTATTCGACCCCTTTACCTACCTGGCTTTTCTGGCAGCGCACACCCAGCGCATTGCGCTGGCCACCGGCAGTGCGATCTTTTCGTTACGCCATCCCGTTGACCTGGCCAAGGCCAGTGCCACCATCGATCAGTTGTCGAATGGACGGCTGGTCATGGGTATTGCCTCGGGAGACCGGGCCATTGAGTTCCCCGCCTATGGTCTTGAACACGCCCGGCGGGGTGAGCGGTTTGCCCAGAGCGTGACGTATTTCCGCCAGCTGATGCAGGCCCGTGCGCCCGTTATCGATTCTGCGCTGGGGCACATGGCCGGAGCCGAATTTCTGCCCCGACCCGTGGCGGGGGCCATCCCGCTGATGGTCACCGGTTCGTCCCGGCAATCACTGGCATGGATCGGCGAACACGCCGACGGCTGGCTGACCTTTCCCGAATCGACCCACGACCGCCAAGGGCCGCAGCGCCTGGCCGAGAAGATCCGGGCCTGGCGCCAGTTGATCCCGGACGGCGGGTTCAGGCCGCATATGACCAATGAATGGCTCGACCTGGTTGATGACCCCGATTATCCCCGCACACCTTTGCAGGGCGGTTATGTGTTGCGCACCGGACGCAATGGCTTGATTGACCTGCTGGGTGAATGGCAAGCGGCAGGTGTCAACCATGCGGCCCTGGGGCTGCAGTTTTCGGCCCGGCCTGCGGCAGAGGTCATCCAGGAACTGGCTGAAGACGTACTGCCGCATTTTCCGTCACATCAGGTGCCGGAGGGGGCTGGGCTGGCATGGTGA